In a single window of the Flavobacterium ammoniigenes genome:
- a CDS encoding RHS repeat domain-containing protein — MRVPTTTTEVKAETSYTLYDYKYRPIRSYTNNYLGGYTYTDSKLDAFSGQLQYTVQKHKRTGYDAELTVKEAFTYSAQNRLPTHTHQINGGAEQLLAENTYDELGKLTSKKVGNTSALPLQKVDYSYNIRGWLTKINEIGNLQQGTDPADLFGFKINYNTVDGNVNAANKLYNGNIAETFWSTATDGGFVRNYGYKYDNLNRLKDATYQKSGQVTGMYNENLSYDKNGNIMNLSRYGDRDEQYLPIQIDYLQYGYATNSNKLLSVADNSNNTSGFKDGITTGDDYVYDANGNMTVDKNKNITAITYNHLNLPTKIIFPTGNIVYFYNASGQKVQKVVTENTTVTTTDYLGGYQYSNTSLQFFPTAEGYVKSTPVSGTNTYSYVFNYTDHLGNVRLSYTKDATTGSLKILEENNYYPFGLKHNSYNVDNFQPEFKYRYNSKEYQDELGLNQYDYGARNYDPALGRWMNMDPLAEMSRRWSPYNYAYNNPVYFIDPDGMLSQSFIDDLWNKSGNDTTWTNNNDGTFSGNNGESADTGEGGGDDDKKKKKGKKEDTKKAEYNNSSLKYATASSAVLVADDATVVGVVDDVLLPVVWSVEAGTWVYDNRVLLAKQAIELKKLLEKTMKPSGFTYELRINRTGEYVDVRGNVVHLNAGDVWKYGETSSGMSRYSQSTLNSMVPGGVSMVPIFFGNQVETKVQEKIMIYGYTLMNGSLPPGNKIFR; from the coding sequence ATGCGTGTGCCAACTACTACTACTGAGGTTAAAGCTGAAACGAGTTATACTTTGTACGATTACAAATACCGACCAATACGTAGTTACACCAACAATTATTTAGGAGGATATACCTATACCGATAGTAAACTGGATGCTTTTTCTGGACAGTTGCAGTACACGGTGCAAAAGCACAAGCGTACTGGCTATGATGCTGAATTAACAGTTAAAGAAGCCTTTACGTACTCAGCCCAAAACCGATTACCGACCCATACCCACCAGATTAATGGAGGAGCAGAACAACTGTTAGCGGAGAATACCTATGACGAACTGGGTAAATTGACTAGTAAGAAAGTAGGGAATACCAGTGCCTTGCCACTTCAAAAAGTAGATTATAGCTACAACATTAGAGGCTGGCTGACTAAAATCAATGAGATAGGTAATTTGCAACAAGGCACAGATCCTGCTGATTTGTTTGGCTTTAAAATCAATTATAATACCGTAGATGGAAACGTAAATGCAGCAAACAAACTCTATAATGGCAATATTGCCGAGACGTTTTGGAGCACCGCTACCGATGGTGGTTTTGTGAGGAACTATGGTTATAAATACGACAATTTGAACCGTTTGAAAGACGCTACCTATCAAAAATCTGGGCAGGTGACTGGTATGTATAACGAGAACTTGAGTTATGATAAGAATGGTAATATTATGAATTTAAGCCGTTACGGAGATCGAGACGAACAGTATTTACCAATACAAATTGACTATTTGCAGTATGGTTATGCTACCAACTCAAACAAACTTTTAAGCGTTGCTGATAACTCGAATAATACCAGTGGTTTTAAAGACGGCATCACCACAGGGGATGACTATGTGTATGATGCCAATGGCAATATGACGGTGGACAAAAACAAGAATATCACTGCTATTACTTATAACCACTTGAACCTACCGACTAAAATAATTTTTCCAACTGGAAATATTGTGTATTTTTACAACGCTAGTGGTCAAAAAGTACAAAAGGTAGTTACAGAAAATACAACTGTAACTACAACGGATTATTTAGGAGGTTACCAGTACAGTAATACTAGTTTGCAGTTTTTTCCAACGGCAGAGGGTTATGTAAAAAGTACTCCTGTAAGTGGAACTAATACATATAGTTATGTGTTCAACTACACTGACCACTTGGGTAATGTGAGATTGAGTTATACTAAAGACGCCACAACAGGTTCATTGAAAATTCTTGAAGAAAATAACTATTATCCTTTTGGATTAAAGCATAACAGTTATAATGTAGATAATTTCCAACCAGAGTTTAAGTATCGTTATAACTCCAAAGAATACCAAGATGAACTCGGATTAAATCAATATGACTACGGAGCAAGGAATTACGACCCAGCTTTAGGACGTTGGATGAATATGGATCCGCTAGCGGAAATGTCCCGTAGATGGTCTCCTTATAATTATGCTTATAACAATCCTGTTTATTTTATTGATCCTGATGGGATGTTGTCACAATCTTTTATAGATGACTTATGGAATAAATCAGGAAACGACACTACTTGGACAAATAATAATGATGGTACTTTTTCAGGAAATAATGGAGAAAGTGCAGATACAGGAGAAGGTGGCGGAGATGATGATAAGAAAAAGAAAAAAGGAAAGAAAGAAGATACTAAAAAAGCAGAATATAATAATAGTTCATTAAAGTATGCTACAGCTTCATCGGCTGTTTTGGTTGCTGATGATGCTACTGTAGTAGGTGTTGTAGATGATGTATTATTACCTGTTGTATGGAGTGTTGAAGCTGGTACTTGGGTTTATGACAATAGAGTTTTATTAGCTAAACAAGCAATTGAATTAAAAAAATTGCTAGAAAAAACAATGAAACCATCAGGGTTTACTTATGAGTTAAGAATTAACAGAACAGGTGAATACGTTGATGTAAGAGGGAATGTTGTACACTTAAATGCTGGGGATGTTTGGAAGTATGGAGAAACATCAAGCGGTATGAGTAGATATTCACAATCAACATTAAACTCTATGGTTCCTGGTGGAGTTTCAATGGTTCCAATATTTTTTGGAAATCAAGTGGAAACAAAAGTACAGGAGAAAATTATGATATATGGTTACACTTTAATGAATGGTAGTTTGCCACCAGGAAATAAAATATTTAGATAG
- a CDS encoding RHS repeat domain-containing protein: MGAAGKLYNGNIAETFWSTATDGGFVRNYGYKYDNLNRLKEANYQKSGQLTGMYNENLSYDKNGNIMNLSRYGDRDEQYLPIQIDNLGYNYGTNSNQLKSVTDATNNTSGFKDGNTTGDDYVYDANGNMTVDKNKNITGIVYNHLNLPTKIIFPTGNIVYFYNASGQKVQKVVTENTTVTTTDYLGGYQYKNAVLQFFPTAEGYVKNTPVSGINTYSYVFNYTDHLGNTRLSYAKDTTTGSLKILEESNYYPFGLKHNSYNVDNYQPEYKYQYNGKELQDELGLNQYDYGARNYDPALGRWMNIDPLAEKFISETPYAYVNNDPLGFSDFDGKDYLIDFIRDKDGNITGIKISATVYIKGDGASNIRAGELNKFANDNLKTKTINGISVSIGVNYKYDSTKKEKDLKQGENLLTFDSAAEDNNISHVNSLEISSEGKKTRFLAGKTGTIYDSGTNNNTVFHESMHLLGLSDRYDDNRNKKWIPEDLRFAVPHEGYENNVMGNRNSTNLNVNQYKTWIQHAMSRAKTNVSTNRIIGTMTVDKSLKTKP; the protein is encoded by the coding sequence ATGGGTGCTGCTGGGAAACTCTATAATGGGAATATTGCAGAAACGTTTTGGAGCACCGCTACCGATGGGGGATTTGTGAGGAACTATGGTTACAAATACGATAATTTGAACCGTTTGAAAGAGGCGAACTACCAAAAATCAGGGCAATTGACTGGTATGTATAACGAAAACCTGAGTTATGATAAGAATGGTAATATTATGAATTTAAGCCGTTATGGCGACCGAGACGAACAGTATTTACCCATACAAATTGATAATTTAGGGTACAACTATGGAACTAACAGTAACCAACTCAAAAGTGTAACGGATGCGACTAATAACACCAGTGGTTTTAAAGATGGCAACACGACAGGAGATGATTATGTATATGATGCTAACGGTAATATGACCGTGGACAAAAACAAGAATATTACAGGTATTGTGTATAACCACTTGAACCTGCCTACTAAAATAATTTTTCCAACTGGAAATATTGTGTATTTTTACAACGCTAGTGGGCAAAAAGTACAAAAGGTAGTTACAGAAAACACAACGGTAACTACAACGGATTATTTAGGAGGTTACCAGTATAAAAATGCAGTGTTACAGTTTTTTCCAACGGCGGAAGGCTATGTGAAAAACACTCCTGTTAGCGGAATAAACACCTACAGCTATGTGTTTAATTACACAGACCATTTAGGGAATACTCGATTGAGTTATGCTAAAGACACGACAACAGGTTCATTGAAAATTCTTGAAGAAAGTAACTACTATCCATTTGGGTTGAAGCATAATAGTTATAATGTAGATAATTACCAACCAGAGTACAAGTACCAATACAATGGAAAGGAACTGCAAGACGAGCTGGGGTTGAACCAATATGATTATGGGGCTAGGAATTATGACCCAGCATTAGGACGTTGGATGAATATTGACCCATTGGCTGAAAAATTTATTAGTGAAACTCCGTATGCCTATGTAAATAATGACCCTTTAGGGTTTTCAGATTTTGATGGAAAAGATTATCTTATTGATTTTATCAGAGATAAAGATGGAAACATAACAGGTATAAAAATTAGTGCTACTGTTTATATAAAAGGAGATGGAGCTAGTAATATAAGAGCAGGTGAATTAAATAAATTTGCCAATGATAATCTCAAAACAAAAACAATCAATGGAATTTCTGTAAGTATAGGTGTAAACTATAAATATGATAGTACCAAAAAAGAGAAAGACTTAAAACAAGGTGAAAATTTATTAACTTTTGATTCAGCCGCAGAAGACAATAATATTTCGCACGTTAATAGTTTAGAAATTAGTAGTGAAGGTAAAAAAACTAGATTTCTAGCTGGAAAAACTGGGACCATATATGATAGTGGCACAAACAATAATACAGTATTTCATGAGTCTATGCATCTTTTAGGACTGAGTGATAGATATGATGATAATAGAAATAAGAAATGGATTCCTGAAGATTTAAGATTTGCGGTACCTCACGAAGGCTATGAAAATAATGTAATGGGTAATCGCAATTCAACTAATTTAAATGTTAATCAATACAAAACATGGATACAGCATGCAATGTCAAGAGCAAAAACAAATGTTTCAACAAATAGAATTATTGGAACAATGACAGTTGATAAATCATTAAAAACAAAACCATGA
- a CDS encoding DUF6443 domain-containing protein has protein sequence MKKYIYTIVLLAITISGYSQTRWYRDADKDGYGNRYIVYIGSYPISGYVYNSSDLNDNDPCVTNIPATTVLYYDNDGDGYGSVAVLCNTIAPGKVTNNLDCNDADASVNPTTVWYLDADGDGYGSVGSSTTGCTKPAGYVNNTSDLNDSNSNITNIPPQTFYRDADGDGYGSSTITVYYSIIPGGYVTNYADCNDGDASLNPTTIWYRDADGDGYGTSSITTASCNQPSGYVRNSNDYNDGTTTITNIAPQTFYRDADGDGYGSPSVTVYYSYQPSGYVTNNSDCNDGDSTMKPNTAWFRDNDGDGYGLGGAPVFSCLQPSGYSRNSGDCNDYDNSLNPATVWYRDADGDGYGTSSLTTASCSQPSGYVRNSSDYNDGTINITNIAPQTFYRDADGDGYGSATITVYYSVKPTGYVTNSSDCNDGDVSLNPNTVWYRDADGDGYGTSATTTASCTQPTGYVRNSSDYNDGTTNITNIAPATFYRDADNDGFGSPTVTVYYSVLLSGYVTNSSDCNDGDATLNPNTPWFRDNDGDGYGSGGAPVLSCTQPTGYVRNSSDYNDTTVNITNIAPSTFYRDADGDSFGNPSVTVYYSVRPTGYVTNNTDCNDSDVSLNPNTLWYRDADGDGYGTSATSTSSCTQPAEYVRNSSDYNDTTVNITNIAPQTFYRDADNDTFGSSTVTVFYSVKPTGYVTNSTDCNDSDASLNPNTLWYRDADNDGYGSSVSSTASCNQPTGYVRNSNDYDDTTINITNIAPSTFYRDADSDTYGSATVSVYYSVKPSGYVTNNTDCNDSDASLNPTTVWYRDADGDGYGTSAISTASCTQPTGYVRNSNDYDDTTVNITNIAPSTFYRDVDGDTFGSPTVTVYYSVKPVGYVTNSSDYDDSTVNITNIAPQTFYSDADGDGFGNASITLYYSVQPTGYVTNSTDCDDTKNTINPNTKWYADVDGDGLGAASSFVTQCSAPEGYVLDATDNCPLVPGTSSDCGGLANPAQDKNFIITRAYKVASANSIASPTPAQAKVGITYFDGLGRPIQQIANQQSNTGKDIVTHTEYDSFGRQTKEYLPFVGSNRNMAFDSNSQSNTLSFYNTSSYENTANPFSEKVLESSPLSRVLKQAAPGNDWAVGQGHEIKLDYQTNTADEVKRFDVILTADYVPSITAIGSYAANVLYKTVTTDENNNPIEEFKDKEGRVVLKRNYDSGVAHDTYYVYDVYGNLTYVLPPKAEGDTGSSVLDELCYQYQYDYRNRLVAKKLPGKQWEYMVYDKLDRVVATGPAFSPFSDLTTSGWLITKYDAFNRVVYTGWLNSPATSSTRGTMQQAQNNATTINENKQASSSIDAIAVNYSNNVAPTSFKLLSVNYYDNYAIPNVSTATNVEGQTVTTATKGLATGSWMRVPTTTAEVKAEINYVLYDYKYRPIRSYTTNYLGGYTYTDSKLDVFSGQLQYTIQKHKRTTGDSELVVKDTFAYTAQDRLIQHTHQINGGAEQLLADNTYDELGQLISKKVGNTSATPLQKVDYSYNIRGWMTAINSVANLNVGTDPADLFSFKLNYNTVDGNVNAANKLYNGNIAETFWSTATDGGFVRNYGYKYDNLNRLKEANYQKSGQLTGMYNENLSYDKNGNIMNLSRNGDRDEQYLPIQIDNLGYNYGTNSNQLKSVTDATNNTSGFKDGNTTGDDYVYDANGNMTVDKNKNITAITYNHLNLPTKIIFPTGNIVYFYNASGQKVQKVVTENATVTTTDYLGGYQYQNTVLQYFPTAEGYVKNTPLSGTNTYSYVFNYTDHLGNTRLSYTKDTTTGSLKILEESNYYPFGLKHNSYNLDNFQQDYKYQYNGKELQVELGLNQYDYGARNYDPALGSWMNVDPLAELAPNKTPYHFVSNNPINRVDPTGLTDYEVNGKTHTINDGHDDVSMKVTQREFNRLQRRFDRGGGGYERLMNRLSNDNGFKTFGTNGEAFTDAGGTHHLQEVSITTHKANSGSYADFKINEGINTGLNNTLGSVGLGNDIKTNLIAEAGKLSELSKGAQNYLKVAKGLGVAGSIVTTGYSVGKVINEHNLGGWSEVAKHRDVYDAGVGAIGLGATGLAYFGLISNPVGWTIGAGVLIYGGATMIYDAVQENKK, from the coding sequence ATGAAAAAATACATTTATACAATCGTTTTACTTGCAATAACGATTTCAGGTTATTCTCAAACCAGATGGTATAGAGATGCTGATAAGGATGGTTATGGAAATAGATATATTGTCTACATAGGTTCATATCCTATTTCGGGATACGTTTATAATTCAAGTGATTTGAATGATAATGACCCATGCGTTACAAATATACCCGCAACTACTGTTCTTTACTATGATAATGATGGTGATGGATATGGAAGTGTTGCTGTTTTATGTAACACCATTGCTCCTGGAAAAGTTACTAATAATTTGGATTGTAATGATGCTGACGCATCGGTTAATCCTACTACTGTCTGGTATCTTGATGCGGATGGTGATGGATATGGTTCGGTAGGAAGTTCAACTACGGGATGTACAAAACCTGCTGGATATGTAAATAATACAAGTGATTTAAATGATTCAAATTCAAATATTACCAATATACCTCCTCAAACTTTTTATCGTGATGCGGATGGTGACGGCTATGGGAGTTCAACAATAACGGTATATTATAGCATTATACCTGGTGGATATGTAACCAACTATGCCGATTGTAATGATGGAGATGCAAGTTTAAATCCCACAACAATATGGTATCGTGATGCCGATGGTGATGGTTATGGAACAAGCTCCATTACCACTGCATCTTGTAATCAGCCCTCAGGTTATGTGCGTAACTCCAATGATTATAATGATGGTACTACTACTATTACTAATATTGCTCCACAAACCTTTTATAGGGATGCCGATGGCGATGGGTATGGGAGCCCAAGTGTGACCGTTTATTATAGTTACCAACCTTCAGGTTATGTGACTAATAATTCAGATTGTAACGATGGGGATAGTACTATGAAACCGAATACTGCCTGGTTTAGAGATAACGATGGGGATGGTTATGGTTTAGGAGGAGCTCCGGTATTTAGCTGTTTACAACCATCTGGCTATTCAAGAAATAGTGGAGACTGTAATGATTATGATAATTCACTAAATCCTGCTACAGTTTGGTACCGAGATGCCGACGGAGATGGCTATGGCACGAGTAGTCTAACTACAGCATCTTGTTCGCAACCTTCAGGTTATGTTCGTAATTCAAGTGATTACAATGATGGAACTATAAACATTACCAACATTGCACCTCAAACTTTTTATCGTGATGCTGATGGTGATGGATATGGTAGTGCAACTATTACCGTATATTATAGTGTTAAACCCACGGGTTATGTAACTAATAGTTCGGATTGTAATGATGGTGATGTGAGTTTAAATCCCAACACGGTTTGGTACCGTGATGCAGATGGTGACGGCTACGGAACTTCAGCAACAACTACCGCTTCATGTACCCAGCCAACTGGGTATGTGCGTAACTCAAGCGATTATAATGATGGCACAACCAACATTACTAATATTGCGCCTGCTACTTTTTACCGTGATGCAGATAATGATGGTTTTGGAAGTCCAACAGTTACAGTATATTATAGCGTATTGCTTTCAGGATATGTAACTAATAGTTCCGATTGTAATGATGGTGATGCTACACTAAACCCAAACACCCCTTGGTTTAGAGATAATGATGGCGATGGTTATGGCTCTGGAGGAGCTCCGGTATTGAGTTGTACCCAGCCTACAGGGTATGTACGTAACTCCAGTGATTACAATGACACTACTGTAAACATTACCAATATCGCTCCTTCTACTTTTTACAGGGATGCCGATGGAGATAGTTTTGGAAACCCATCAGTTACCGTTTATTATAGTGTACGACCAACAGGGTATGTAACCAATAATACCGATTGTAATGATAGTGATGTAAGTTTGAATCCAAATACGCTTTGGTATCGGGATGCCGACGGAGACGGTTATGGAACTTCAGCCACAAGCACATCATCATGTACTCAGCCTGCGGAGTACGTACGTAACTCGAGTGACTACAATGACACAACGGTAAATATCACCAATATCGCTCCTCAAACATTTTACCGTGATGCCGATAATGATACTTTTGGAAGTTCAACAGTAACGGTGTTTTATAGTGTAAAACCAACAGGTTATGTAACCAATAGTACTGATTGCAACGATTCAGATGCATCATTAAATCCTAATACACTATGGTACCGTGATGCTGATAATGACGGTTACGGAAGTTCAGTAAGTAGCACTGCATCTTGTAACCAGCCAACAGGTTATGTACGCAACTCCAATGATTATGACGATACTACGATAAACATTACTAATATAGCACCTTCTACGTTTTACAGAGATGCCGATAGTGATACTTATGGAAGTGCTACAGTAAGCGTATATTATAGCGTAAAACCATCGGGTTATGTAACCAACAATACCGATTGCAATGATTCAGATGCTTCATTGAATCCTACCACCGTTTGGTATCGTGATGCTGATGGTGACGGCTACGGAACTTCGGCAATAAGCACTGCATCTTGTACCCAGCCAACAGGATATGTGCGTAACTCCAATGATTATGACGATACAACGGTAAACATTACCAATATAGCTCCTTCTACTTTTTATCGTGATGTCGATGGAGATACCTTTGGAAGTCCAACGGTAACGGTGTATTATAGCGTTAAGCCAGTAGGTTATGTTACTAACTCCAGTGATTATGATGATAGTACAGTGAACATTACCAATATTGCGCCGCAAACTTTTTATAGCGACGCTGATGGGGATGGTTTTGGGAATGCTAGTATTACCTTATACTATAGTGTGCAACCAACAGGATATGTAACTAATAGCACGGATTGTGACGATACTAAAAATACAATTAATCCCAACACTAAGTGGTATGCCGATGTGGATGGCGATGGACTAGGGGCTGCGTCTAGTTTTGTAACACAGTGTTCTGCGCCAGAGGGATATGTTTTGGATGCTACCGATAATTGCCCGTTGGTTCCAGGAACTAGTAGTGATTGTGGCGGGCTTGCTAATCCTGCCCAGGATAAAAACTTCATTATTACCAGAGCCTATAAAGTGGCTAGTGCCAATTCTATAGCTTCTCCAACACCAGCACAAGCTAAAGTGGGTATTACTTATTTTGATGGACTAGGTAGACCCATTCAACAAATTGCTAACCAACAGTCTAATACAGGAAAGGATATTGTAACCCATACCGAATACGACAGTTTTGGAAGACAAACTAAGGAATATTTGCCTTTTGTGGGTAGTAACCGAAATATGGCATTTGATAGTAATTCTCAAAGTAATACGTTGTCCTTTTACAATACGTCAAGCTATGAGAATACGGCTAACCCGTTTTCTGAGAAAGTCTTGGAATCTTCGCCACTTAGTAGAGTATTGAAACAAGCGGCACCGGGTAATGATTGGGCTGTAGGTCAAGGACACGAGATTAAATTGGACTACCAAACCAATACTGCGGATGAGGTGAAACGCTTTGATGTGATTTTGACCGCAGACTATGTGCCTAGCATTACCGCAATTGGCTCGTATGCCGCTAATGTATTGTACAAAACGGTGACTACCGACGAGAACAACAATCCAATTGAAGAATTTAAAGATAAAGAAGGTCGTGTTGTACTAAAACGTAATTATGACAGCGGTGTGGCTCATGATACCTACTATGTATACGATGTGTATGGTAATTTGACTTATGTATTGCCACCTAAAGCCGAAGGCGATACCGGTTCATCAGTACTGGACGAGTTGTGCTACCAATACCAATACGACTACCGCAACCGATTAGTGGCCAAAAAACTACCGGGTAAGCAGTGGGAATATATGGTGTATGACAAACTCGATAGAGTAGTAGCAACAGGGCCCGCATTCTCGCCTTTTAGTGATCTGACCACTTCAGGTTGGTTGATCACCAAATATGATGCGTTTAATAGAGTGGTCTATACGGGTTGGTTGAATAGCCCTGCAACTAGTAGTACCCGAGGCACGATGCAGCAAGCTCAAAATAACGCTACCACTATCAATGAGAATAAGCAAGCTTCAAGTAGTATAGATGCTATAGCGGTGAATTATAGTAACAACGTGGCACCCACAAGTTTTAAGCTCCTTAGCGTGAATTATTATGATAATTATGCAATACCGAATGTAAGTACAGCAACTAACGTAGAAGGGCAAACCGTAACCACCGCAACTAAAGGACTTGCGACAGGTTCTTGGATGCGTGTGCCGACTACTACCGCTGAGGTTAAAGCAGAAATAAATTATGTCTTGTACGATTACAAATACCGACCAATACGTAGTTACACCACCAATTATTTAGGAGGGTATACCTATACCGATAGTAAACTGGATGTTTTCTCTGGACAGTTGCAGTACACGATACAAAAACACAAAAGAACAACTGGCGATAGTGAGTTGGTCGTTAAAGACACTTTTGCCTATACAGCCCAAGATAGATTGATTCAACATACCCACCAAATTAACGGAGGAGCCGAGCAATTATTAGCGGATAATACCTATGATGAGCTAGGACAATTGATAAGTAAAAAAGTAGGGAATACCAGTGCTACACCACTGCAAAAAGTGGATTATAGCTATAACATTAGAGGCTGGATGACAGCAATTAATTCTGTCGCTAACTTAAATGTAGGAACTGACCCAGCGGATTTGTTCTCGTTTAAGCTAAATTACAATACGGTAGATGGAAACGTAAATGCGGCAAATAAATTGTACAATGGAAACATAGCCGAGACATTTTGGAGCACCGCTACCGATGGTGGTTTTGTGAGGAACTACGGCTATAAATACGACAATTTGAACCGTTTGAAAGAGGCGAACTACCAAAAATCAGGGCAATTGACTGGTATGTATAACGAAAACCTGAGTTATGATAAGAATGGTAATATTATGAATTTAAGCCGTAATGGCGACCGAGACGAGCAGTATTTGCCTATCCAAATTGACAATTTAGGGTACAACTATGGAACTAACAGTAACCAATTGAAAAGTGTAACGGATGCGACTAATAATACCAGCGGGTTCAAGGATGGTAACACCACAGGAGATGATTATGTCTATGATGCCAATGGTAATATGACGGTGGATAAAAACAAAAATATTACCGCTATTACTTATAACCATTTGAACCTGCCGACTAAAATAATTTTCCCAACTGGAAATATTGTGTATTTTTACAACGCTAGTGGGCAAAAGGTGCAGAAGGTAGTAACGGAGAATGCAACAGTAACCACGACTGATTATTTAGGGGGTTACCAATACCAAAACACGGTATTGCAATACTTCCCAACGGCAGAAGGTTATGTGAAAAACACTCCTTTGAGTGGAACGAACACCTACAGCTATGTGTTTAATTACACGGATCATTTAGGGAATACTCGATTGAGTTATACTAAAGATACCACAACAGGTTCATTGAAAATTCTTGAAGAAAGCAATTACTATCCTTTTGGATTAAAGCACAATAGTTATAATTTAGATAATTTTCAACAGGATTATAAGTACCAATACAATGGCAAGGAACTGCAAGTCGAGCTGGGGTTGAACCAATATGATTATGGGGCTAGGAATTATGACCCTGCACTCGGAAGTTGGATGAATGTTGACCCTTTGGCGGAACTTGCTCCAAACAAAACACCGTACCATTTTGTAAGCAATAACCCGATTAACAGAGTTGACCCAACAGGCTTAACCGACTATGAGGTTAACGGCAAGACACATACCATAAACGACGGACACGATGATGTGTCTATGAAAGTAACCCAACGAGAATTTAACAGACTGCAAAGAAGGTTTGACAGAGGTGGCGGTGGCTACGAGCGACTAATGAACCGCCTCTCAAACGACAACGGATTTAAAACCTTTGGTACTAACGGAGAAGCCTTTACCGATGCTGGAGGAACCCACCATCTGCAAGAAGTTTCCATAACCACACATAAAGCAAATTCGGGTTCTTATGCGGACTTTAAAATAAACGAGGGAATAAATACAGGGTTAAATAACACATTAGGATCCGTTGGTTTAGGAAACGATATAAAAACAAACCTGATAGCAGAAGCAGGAAAACTTAGTGAACTTAGTAAAGGTGCACAAAATTACCTTAAAGTTGCTAAAGGATTGGGAGTAGCAGGAAGTATCGTTACAACAGGGTATTCCGTTGGTAAAGTGATTAATGAACATAATTTAGGTGGCTGGTCTGAAGTTGCAAAACACAGAGATGTTTATGATGCTGGAGTTGGAGCTATTGGTTTGGGAGCGACAGGATTAGCTTACTTTGGATTAATATCAAACCCTGTAGGTTGGACTATTGGAGCTGGTGTATTGATATATGGTGGAGCAACAATGATTTATGATGCAGTTCAAGAAAATAAAAAATGA